From a region of the Rhinatrema bivittatum chromosome 15, aRhiBiv1.1, whole genome shotgun sequence genome:
- the POPDC2 gene encoding popeye domain-containing protein 2 isoform X2: protein MSHNLTLVEQIFHSPLCEGWKPLMEGAMYHLANVLFLLGYMGGSGIFGSIYIFSLLALGFFCYALWGWLDACGLDVFAWSLLLVVFCLLQLAHLMYRLRKDTFQEEFDALYKTLYQPLQVPMPAFKEIVKCSEDRVLSLVKDQNYAVEGKTPIDRLSLLISGRVRVSLDGQFLHYVFPYQFLDSAEWESLRPSEEGIFQVTLMAETDCSYVSWPRKKLYLLLAKERYIARLFSVLLGFDISQKLYALNDKLFAKFGLRFDIRLPSLYHVLEPSPEAEKESGGSLEPSAPRLQPLATPIQKTAPPLPHAPLSSTHGRASWPDSDALASECLLRSYPRVLAKARAPLAPTQTPEL from the exons ATGAGTCATAACCTGACCCTAGTGGAGCAGATTTTCCACAGCCCTCTCTGTGAGGGCTGGAAGCCTCTAATGGAGGGGGCTATGTACCATTTGGCTAATGTCCTCTTTCTGCTGGGCTATATGGGGGGGAGTGGGATATTTGGCTCCATCTACATTTTTAGCTTGCTGGCCCTAGGCTTCTTCTGCTACGCCCTGTGGGGCTGGCTGGATGCCTGCGGCCTGGATGTCTTCGCTTGGAGCCTGCTGCTGGTGGTGTTCTGCTTGCTTCAGCTGGCCCACCTGATGTACCGCCTTCGAAAGGACACCTTCCAGGAGGAGTTTGACGCCCTCTACAAGACTCTCTATCAGCCCTTGCAAGTGCCCATGCCCGCGTTCAAGGAGATCGTCAAGTGCAGTGAGGATCGCGTCCTCTCGCTGGTGAAGGACCAGAACTATGCCGTGGAGGGGAAGACCCCCATTGACCGCCTATCACTGCTAATCTCTGGCAG GGTCCGCGTGAGTCTGGATGGCCAGTTCCTGCATTATGTCTTCCCATACCAGTTCCTGGATTCAGCAGAATGGGAATCCCTGCGGCCCTCCGAAGAGGGGATATTTCAG GTCACCCTGATGGCGGAGACTGACTGCAGCTATGTCAGCTGGCCCCGGAAAAAGCTCTACCTCCTCCTGGCCAAAGAACGCTACATCGCCCGTCTCTTCTCCGTGCTGCTTGGATTTGACATCTCCCAGAAGCTTTATGCTCTCAATGACAAGCTCTTTGCCAAATTTGGCCTCCGCTTTGACATCCGGCTACCCAGCCTCTACCATGTCTTGGAGCcttccccagaggcagaaaaGGAATCTGGCGGTTCTTTGGAGCCGTCAGCGCCCCGCCTTCAGCCTCTGGCCACGCCTATCCAGAAAACCGCCCCGCCTCTCCCCCACGCCCCTCTGTCTTCCACCCATGGCAGAGCCTCTTGGCCTGACAGCGATGCGCTGG CTTCTGAATGCCTCCTGAGGAGCTATCCCCGAGTCTTGGCAAAAGCTCGAGCACCACTGGCTCCAACGCAGACCCCAGAACTGTAG
- the POPDC2 gene encoding popeye domain-containing protein 2 isoform X1: protein MSHNLTLVEQIFHSPLCEGWKPLMEGAMYHLANVLFLLGYMGGSGIFGSIYIFSLLALGFFCYALWGWLDACGLDVFAWSLLLVVFCLLQLAHLMYRLRKDTFQEEFDALYKTLYQPLQVPMPAFKEIVKCSEDRVLSLVKDQNYAVEGKTPIDRLSLLISGRVRVSLDGQFLHYVFPYQFLDSAEWESLRPSEEGIFQVTLMAETDCSYVSWPRKKLYLLLAKERYIARLFSVLLGFDISQKLYALNDKLFAKFGLRFDIRLPSLYHVLEPSPEAEKESGGSLEPSAPRLQPLATPIQKTAPPLPHAPLSSTHGRASWPDSDALGEDSTSLVLEDFAEMPGSFMDYVSEREYMK from the exons ATGAGTCATAACCTGACCCTAGTGGAGCAGATTTTCCACAGCCCTCTCTGTGAGGGCTGGAAGCCTCTAATGGAGGGGGCTATGTACCATTTGGCTAATGTCCTCTTTCTGCTGGGCTATATGGGGGGGAGTGGGATATTTGGCTCCATCTACATTTTTAGCTTGCTGGCCCTAGGCTTCTTCTGCTACGCCCTGTGGGGCTGGCTGGATGCCTGCGGCCTGGATGTCTTCGCTTGGAGCCTGCTGCTGGTGGTGTTCTGCTTGCTTCAGCTGGCCCACCTGATGTACCGCCTTCGAAAGGACACCTTCCAGGAGGAGTTTGACGCCCTCTACAAGACTCTCTATCAGCCCTTGCAAGTGCCCATGCCCGCGTTCAAGGAGATCGTCAAGTGCAGTGAGGATCGCGTCCTCTCGCTGGTGAAGGACCAGAACTATGCCGTGGAGGGGAAGACCCCCATTGACCGCCTATCACTGCTAATCTCTGGCAG GGTCCGCGTGAGTCTGGATGGCCAGTTCCTGCATTATGTCTTCCCATACCAGTTCCTGGATTCAGCAGAATGGGAATCCCTGCGGCCCTCCGAAGAGGGGATATTTCAG GTCACCCTGATGGCGGAGACTGACTGCAGCTATGTCAGCTGGCCCCGGAAAAAGCTCTACCTCCTCCTGGCCAAAGAACGCTACATCGCCCGTCTCTTCTCCGTGCTGCTTGGATTTGACATCTCCCAGAAGCTTTATGCTCTCAATGACAAGCTCTTTGCCAAATTTGGCCTCCGCTTTGACATCCGGCTACCCAGCCTCTACCATGTCTTGGAGCcttccccagaggcagaaaaGGAATCTGGCGGTTCTTTGGAGCCGTCAGCGCCCCGCCTTCAGCCTCTGGCCACGCCTATCCAGAAAACCGCCCCGCCTCTCCCCCACGCCCCTCTGTCTTCCACCCATGGCAGAGCCTCTTGGCCTGACAGCGATGCGCTGGGTGAGGACTCTACGAGTCTTGTGCTGGAAGATTTTGCTGAAATGCCAGGGTCTTTTATGGATTATGTGAGCGAAAGGGAGTATATGAAGTGA